The Panicum virgatum strain AP13 chromosome 3N, P.virgatum_v5, whole genome shotgun sequence genome includes the window CCATGTCGAAGGAGCAGAGGGATATGATAGATGGTGTCAATTTTGGCGGACTACTGAAGATCGCCTGCCCAACAGTGCCAGCAGATCTCGCCAATTGGCTTATGGTGGGCTGTTTTGACCCTAAGTCATCAGAGCTCATGCTCCCTGGAAGGGGAAGGATCTCGGTGACAGCAGAATCTGTGGCTGATATTTTTGACCTACCAAATGGGGGCGGTGAAGTGAAGTATGAGCTTGATGTCCAAGCTATCAACTTTATACAGAGCAAGTATGATCTTGATGGTTCAGCACCCAAAATCGAAGAAATTATGAATAGGATCAAGGGAAATAAGTTTGCAGATGAGGATTTTTTGAGGTCCTGGTTGATGATTGCTGTATCAACATTCTTGTGCCCTTCAACTAGTCTGGGTATCAGTCCAAGGTGCTACCCACCATTACTTGATCTTTCAAGCATCAAGAATTTGAATTGGTGCAAGTTTGTCATTGACCAGCTACAGGATGCTGCACGAAACTTAAACAAGAAACATTTAGTGCGGGGTTGTGTTTTTCTACTTGTGGTATGTTTTTATATTTTACCCCCCATGATCCTTTTTTTTTATCCCACCTGTTATTTGATAACACccctccatttttttttgtcagaTTCTTTATGTTGACTCATTAGCGGTTGATAATGTACAAATCAGCACTACACCGCCTAGCTTTGCTGCATGGACGAGGGAACATTTGGATCAGGTGATCAAGCTGGACAGGAATAATGATGGCTCATTTGGCAAACTTAAGGTACCTCAATTTTTTACTTGCTTATTTTGTTGTCAGATCAAACAGTCAGGCCGTTCAGTCATCCAGAATTCACTTTTCAACATGGATGATATATGCAGATTTGTAGCATCAAAGGCTCCACAACAGATGCCATCAGAGGTTAGGCATCCTATCCATTCAAAAAGCAATTATACCATTTTTCATTGGCAATTATACTTATGCATTATAGCATCTTTTATAACTTCGATAAGCAATTTTTAGTGACACAAGTATTACTGGTTCATCTCTAGGCAAAATAAATATAGTAACTAGGCAATTATACTTATGCATTGTAGCATCGTTTTTGACTTTGATTAGCGATTTTTAACGATACAAGTATCACTGGTCCTCTAGGCAAAATAAATATAGCAATTAGActataatattattttttttagataacaTGTTTCATAATGACACAAGTTTTTTTTAGATAGGCAATTATACTTATgctttttttgtgattttctctttgtactgcagaagaagaggatgatatCAGAAGCTGTATCAAAGGTTTTAAGCGGAGTCACCGACTTGCTGGGTGGATTTATACAAGACATTGCTGCAGCAGAATATGCCCCTGAACCAATCTTGAGAAGATCGAAGCGGAGGAGGGGAACTAACAACCGCCAAActgctgatgatgatgaagattcaGATGGGCCTGATCCAGACTATGCTGAAGACACAGAAGAGCAAAAcagtagcactaaagatgacgGTTCAGACCCGGAAGATGACAACAATTCAGATCCGGAAGATGACGGTTCAGATCCGGAACTTGAGAATAAAGAGGATGGAGAAGATGCCGAGGACCCTGAAGATTTAGTCCCCCTCGTAACTCGGTTAAAGAGGCCGCAATCATCTGCAAGGAAACCTGATACCGGAAGCGCAGCAACTTGCAATGACATCATTGTCAATGGCAACACAACAGCTGTAGCTGCTGGCCACCCAGATAAGGTCCAAGACAAATTGTACAACAGGCGGTCAAGGCTAAGGCTGCCAGCCAAGGCAACAGCCACACAACAGACCAGCAACAAGATTTTGGATGCTGGGTGCAGTTCCAAGGACATCAACATTGCCAATGTTTCTGTACAGCATGGGGATAACTTGATGGCTGAAGGGAGCAGCTACAGGGAGACAAATACTGATCATTGTGCTGCTAAGCAAGCAATAAAGATTATGGGTGCAGGAAGCAGTTCTAGGGAGGGAAGTGCTACCAAAAAGAGCAGTTGGGACTTTCCTGTTCCTGACTGTGATATCATGAAGTTCATTGAGGAACCAACACCACCAAAACAAGCTGAAGAAGCAAGGAGCGCAGATTCAGTGTCTGCATGGTCCCTGGACGGATATGATGAAGCTGTGTATGATTCATGGGAGGCAGAGGCTATTAGGATCTCTAATGAAACAAAGGCAAATAAGAATCAATCCCAAAAATCATGTGGCATTCTGCAAGGATCTAGTGACAGCAAGGAAGCACCGGGCACTCTGCAAGGTTCCAGTGATAGGAAGGaagcacccaaaatcaacaaaTCTGAAGTTATAGTCAT containing:
- the LOC120663647 gene encoding uncharacterized protein LOC120663647, which codes for MDDICRFVASKAPQQMPSEKKRMISEAVSKVLSGVTDLLGGFIQDIAAAEYAPEPILRRSKRRRGTNNRQTADDDEDSDGPDPDYAEDTEEQNSSTKDDGSDPEDDNNSDPEDDGSDPELENKEDGEDAEDPEDLVPLVTRLKRPQSSARKPDTGSAATCNDIIVNGNTTAVAAGHPDKVQDKLYNRRSRLRLPAKATATQQTSNKILDAGCSSKDINIANVSVQHGDNLMAEGSSYRETNTDHCAAKQAIKIMGAGSSSREGSATKKSSWDFPVPDCDIMKFIEEPTPPKQAEEARSADSVSAWSLDGYDEAVYDSWEAEAIRISNETKANKNQSQKSCGILQGSSDSKEAPGTLQGSSDRKEAPKINKSEVIVIEAATSQGEATLQETKKNYNATAEPGSGEKSITPAYAPPRMRDLKTAAVLQSPFVNIGKKMSVKCSKDVLRVYNAVCLCSGRSTRSKQRDAVIINYLFTYATWGHLADSAKPGGKLLNTIAEVGIYAMNGKKTRGATKRIMPLHISVSPFPPSHPCVSIFFISFCIASIF